A single window of Granulicella sibirica DNA harbors:
- a CDS encoding ADP-ribosylglycohydrolase family protein: protein MIHLASDNPEERIRRAMLSLEGLSCGDSFGEQFFSMPFLESRERITKRQLPDDPWEFTDDTMMAISIVHVLRTHGEIREDRLADHFASLYDAGRGYGTSMHGLLSRISQRGGAHWEEEAGALFGGKGSHGNGSAMRVAPLGAYFADDMEQVVGQARRSALTTHAHPEAVAGAVAVAVGAALAWRSRKSIDAMGRREFLEAALTYIPESEVREGVEAALLLEPDTTAELAGALLGSGGHVSAMDTVPFVLWSAGGFLDNFEEAIWQTVSGRGDMDTTCAMVGGIVVMRTGPSGIPEEWIQRREALPRP from the coding sequence ATGATCCATCTAGCTTCGGATAATCCGGAAGAGCGAATCAGGCGAGCGATGCTGTCGCTCGAAGGCCTGAGTTGCGGGGACTCCTTTGGAGAGCAGTTCTTCTCGATGCCCTTCCTGGAGTCGCGCGAGCGCATCACGAAGAGGCAGCTTCCCGACGACCCGTGGGAGTTTACCGATGACACCATGATGGCGATCTCGATTGTCCACGTTCTCCGCACGCATGGGGAGATACGGGAGGATCGGCTGGCGGACCACTTTGCCAGCCTCTACGATGCGGGCCGGGGATATGGGACGTCCATGCATGGGCTGCTGTCGCGGATTTCGCAGCGCGGTGGGGCGCACTGGGAAGAAGAGGCGGGTGCGCTGTTTGGGGGAAAGGGTTCGCACGGAAATGGCTCGGCGATGCGGGTGGCGCCGCTCGGCGCTTACTTCGCGGATGACATGGAGCAGGTGGTCGGGCAGGCGCGGCGTTCGGCGTTGACGACGCATGCTCATCCGGAAGCTGTCGCTGGAGCGGTCGCCGTTGCCGTCGGCGCGGCGCTTGCATGGAGGTCGCGAAAGTCGATCGATGCGATGGGACGCAGGGAGTTTCTCGAGGCGGCGCTTACCTACATTCCGGAGAGCGAGGTTCGCGAAGGGGTGGAGGCGGCTCTGCTGCTCGAGCCGGATACGACGGCGGAGTTAGCCGGAGCGCTGCTGGGAAGCGGCGGCCATGTGAGCGCGATGGATACAGTACCGTTCGTTCTATGGAGCGCGGGTGGATTCTTGGATAACTTCGAGGAAGCGATCTGGCAGACGGTGAGCGGACGAGGCGACATGGACACGACGTGCGCGATGGTGGGGGGAATCGTCGTGATGAGGACAGGGCCTTCGGGGATTCCGGAGGAGTGGATCCAGCGGCGCGAGGCGCTTCCTCGCCCTTGA
- a CDS encoding RNB domain-containing ribonuclease: MSDQQSPAPFSIQNAAAAEMIHNNFRIGFAPEVEEQVAAIRREPAELPNDCKSLLWSSIDNDTSRDLDQVEYAERTPDGIRVLVGIANVAGTVAKDSPIDRHAADQTLTVYTAVHNFPMLPLELSTDLTSLNEDRPRSAVVVEFTVTPDGQRTRTRIYEAEVLNHAQLAYSRVGPWLEGTADPDAKVAADADLQSQLKLQDEAAHALHALRVRNGALEFNRSEADPIVLDGVIHGIRTATHNRAMDLIEELMIASNETMAQTLRQAGRSCIRRIVQVPARWDRIVELVARHGTQLPPTPDAAPLNAFLQAQRAADPDRYPDLALSVIKLMGPGQYVLAKGVPGPNDPLQGHFGLAAQDYAHSTAPNRRFVDLVTQRIVKAFLAGEPPPYTDDELTAIAARCLEREGAARKVERAMIKRVAAVALTGSIGKSFRGVVVGATGKGTYVRIFDPPVEGRIIRNEQGLDVGDTVNVNLVHTDPAHAYIDFARA, encoded by the coding sequence ATGTCCGACCAGCAGTCCCCCGCACCCTTCAGCATCCAGAACGCCGCCGCCGCCGAGATGATTCACAACAACTTTCGTATCGGCTTTGCTCCTGAGGTGGAGGAGCAGGTGGCGGCGATCCGCAGGGAACCGGCTGAATTGCCGAACGATTGCAAGTCGCTGCTCTGGTCGTCCATCGACAACGACACCTCGCGCGACCTTGACCAGGTCGAATACGCCGAACGCACCCCGGACGGGATTCGCGTGCTCGTCGGAATCGCGAACGTCGCAGGCACGGTTGCGAAGGATTCACCCATCGACCGCCACGCCGCCGACCAGACCCTGACCGTCTACACCGCGGTTCACAACTTCCCCATGCTTCCGCTCGAGCTTTCGACCGACCTGACAAGTCTCAACGAGGATCGGCCGCGGAGCGCCGTCGTCGTCGAGTTCACCGTCACGCCCGACGGCCAGCGAACCCGCACTCGCATCTACGAGGCCGAGGTGCTGAACCACGCACAGCTTGCCTACAGCCGCGTCGGCCCTTGGCTCGAAGGGACCGCTGATCCAGACGCAAAGGTAGCCGCCGACGCTGATCTACAATCCCAACTCAAGCTGCAGGACGAGGCAGCTCACGCTCTTCACGCCCTGCGCGTCCGCAACGGAGCACTCGAGTTCAACCGCAGCGAAGCCGACCCGATCGTGCTCGACGGCGTCATCCACGGGATTCGCACCGCGACCCACAACCGCGCCATGGACCTTATCGAAGAGCTCATGATCGCCTCCAACGAGACCATGGCGCAGACCCTCCGCCAGGCCGGCCGCTCCTGCATCCGCCGCATCGTCCAGGTACCGGCCCGTTGGGATCGCATCGTGGAACTCGTCGCCCGCCACGGCACCCAGCTTCCCCCAACGCCCGATGCTGCTCCGTTGAACGCCTTTCTCCAGGCCCAGCGTGCCGCCGATCCCGACCGTTACCCCGACCTAGCGCTCTCGGTCATCAAGCTGATGGGCCCCGGCCAGTATGTGCTCGCCAAGGGCGTGCCCGGACCCAATGATCCTCTCCAGGGACACTTCGGCCTCGCTGCGCAGGACTACGCACACTCTACCGCGCCCAACCGCCGCTTCGTCGATCTCGTCACGCAGCGCATCGTCAAAGCCTTCCTCGCCGGCGAACCTCCGCCCTACACCGACGACGAACTGACAGCCATAGCCGCGCGATGTCTCGAGCGTGAAGGCGCTGCCCGCAAGGTCGAGCGCGCCATGATCAAGCGTGTGGCTGCCGTAGCCCTCACCGGAAGCATCGGCAAGAGCTTCCGCGGCGTGGTGGTCGGCGCAACGGGCAAGGGCACCTACGTCCGCATCTTCGACCCACCGGTCGAAGGCCGCATCATTCGCAACGAGCAGGGCCTCGACGTCGGCGACACCGTCAACGTCAACCTCGTTCACACCGACCCCGCCCACGCCTACATCGACTTTGCCCGGGCCTGA
- a CDS encoding 2-oxoglutarate dehydrogenase E1 component encodes MATKTKSPKSDSTPTSNVSQREVVFDIFRRWGYLQTTLDPLGQFLPGEPFPTPAPDGELSTEARGFYCGTIAAEFMHIASPERRQWIQERMEQKPSKPNQAHVLTQLIRADVFEQVIQSRYLGTKRFSLEGLTALIPFLDAVFAGSANIGVTGSILAMSHRGRLNVMTNTIGRAPSEIFAKFEDVDPRSTLGGGDVKYHMGATGTYRSPDGKEIDLHLVSNPSHLEAVDPVAIGRARAKQTRLGKDGRDQILPIILHGDAAFAGQGIFAEALVLAGLSGFNVGGSIHVIVNNLLGFTALPEESNASRFSSDMAKRLPIPIFHVNAEDVDAVVRVAQLAAEYRHEFHSDVVIDLIGYRRHGHSEVDDPTVTQPRRYAVIKDHPVLYQIYAQKIGVDPAAEVQAIQAEFLDEQKVATKAEHKPVLAYLPHYWDAYHGGHITSADDVKTGLPASEIAELVKLTTASPEGFNVHPKVKKLFEQRLEMAAGARPFDYGMAELVAFGSLLKAGTPVRLSGQDSQRGTFNQRHSVMIDIETEARYVPLAHISDDQGRFEVYNSMLSEAAVLGFEYGYSRDYPETLVLWEAQFGDFVNGAQIIIDQFIVAGEAKWSLLSGIVMLLPHGYEGQGPEHSSARLERFLQLAATDNIQICQPSTAAQYFHLLRRQSMRMLRKPLIVFTPKSMLRHPDASSQLADFEADHFLNVLPDNSVTSPSRILVCSGKIGHNLRVEREKRKITDTAIVFLEQLYPWPEAEMQAALDQHPGATEVVWVQEEPANMGALSYVIPELRRMVRDRAVLTVKRAASASPATGSAKAHDLEEKTLIDVAFGNLRAH; translated from the coding sequence ATGGCAACGAAGACAAAGTCTCCCAAGTCCGACTCTACCCCAACAAGTAATGTTAGCCAGCGCGAAGTGGTCTTCGATATCTTCCGCCGCTGGGGCTATCTGCAGACCACGCTCGATCCGCTCGGCCAGTTCCTTCCCGGCGAGCCGTTTCCCACTCCAGCCCCTGATGGCGAGCTCTCGACCGAGGCGCGCGGTTTCTACTGTGGCACCATCGCGGCAGAGTTCATGCACATCGCGAGCCCGGAGAGGCGTCAGTGGATCCAGGAACGGATGGAGCAGAAGCCTTCCAAGCCTAACCAGGCGCACGTTCTCACCCAACTGATCCGCGCCGACGTCTTCGAGCAGGTCATTCAGTCCCGCTATCTCGGAACCAAGCGCTTCTCGCTTGAGGGCCTGACGGCGCTCATCCCGTTCCTCGATGCCGTCTTCGCAGGGAGTGCCAACATCGGCGTAACCGGCTCGATCCTCGCGATGAGCCATCGCGGGCGCCTCAACGTGATGACGAACACCATCGGCCGCGCACCGTCCGAGATCTTCGCCAAGTTTGAAGATGTCGACCCGCGCAGCACCCTCGGCGGCGGCGACGTGAAGTACCACATGGGCGCGACCGGCACCTACCGCTCGCCCGACGGCAAGGAGATCGACCTCCACCTCGTCTCGAACCCGAGTCACCTCGAAGCCGTCGACCCCGTCGCCATCGGCCGCGCCCGCGCCAAGCAGACACGTCTCGGCAAGGATGGACGCGACCAGATCCTCCCCATCATCCTGCATGGCGACGCAGCCTTCGCCGGCCAGGGCATCTTCGCCGAGGCACTCGTGCTTGCCGGGCTCTCCGGCTTCAACGTCGGCGGATCGATCCACGTTATCGTGAATAACCTGCTTGGCTTCACCGCCTTGCCGGAAGAGTCGAACGCATCGCGCTTCTCGTCCGACATGGCGAAGCGCCTGCCGATCCCGATCTTCCACGTGAACGCGGAAGACGTCGACGCTGTCGTGCGCGTGGCCCAGCTCGCCGCCGAGTACCGCCACGAGTTCCATTCAGATGTCGTCATCGACCTCATCGGCTATCGCCGTCACGGCCACAGCGAGGTCGACGATCCGACCGTCACACAGCCGCGCCGCTACGCCGTCATCAAGGATCATCCGGTGCTGTATCAGATCTACGCGCAGAAGATCGGCGTCGATCCGGCCGCCGAAGTGCAGGCCATTCAGGCAGAGTTCCTCGACGAGCAGAAGGTCGCGACCAAGGCCGAGCACAAGCCCGTCCTCGCCTATCTTCCGCATTACTGGGATGCTTACCACGGCGGTCATATCACTTCCGCCGACGATGTGAAGACCGGCCTCCCGGCGTCTGAGATCGCTGAACTTGTAAAGCTGACAACGGCATCGCCTGAGGGCTTCAACGTCCATCCCAAGGTGAAGAAGCTCTTCGAGCAGCGCCTGGAAATGGCTGCCGGCGCACGTCCCTTCGACTACGGCATGGCCGAACTCGTAGCCTTCGGATCATTGCTCAAGGCAGGCACACCGGTTCGCCTCAGCGGGCAGGACTCGCAGCGCGGCACCTTCAACCAGCGCCACTCGGTCATGATCGATATCGAGACCGAAGCACGCTACGTTCCTCTGGCACACATCAGCGACGATCAGGGCCGCTTCGAGGTCTACAACTCGATGCTCTCGGAGGCTGCGGTGCTCGGGTTCGAGTACGGCTACTCGCGCGACTACCCCGAGACGCTTGTCCTCTGGGAGGCGCAGTTCGGCGACTTCGTCAACGGCGCGCAGATCATCATCGACCAGTTCATCGTGGCGGGCGAGGCCAAGTGGAGCCTTCTTTCGGGAATTGTCATGCTTCTGCCTCACGGCTATGAAGGCCAGGGTCCGGAGCATTCGAGCGCACGCCTCGAGCGCTTCCTCCAGCTTGCCGCGACTGACAACATCCAGATCTGCCAGCCCTCGACCGCCGCGCAGTACTTTCACCTTCTGCGCCGCCAGTCGATGCGCATGCTGCGCAAGCCGCTCATCGTCTTCACCCCGAAGAGCATGTTGCGTCATCCGGACGCATCCTCACAGCTTGCCGACTTCGAGGCCGATCACTTCCTCAACGTGCTGCCGGACAACTCGGTCACCTCGCCCTCGCGCATCCTCGTCTGCTCGGGCAAGATCGGCCACAACCTCCGCGTCGAACGCGAGAAGCGCAAGATCACCGACACCGCCATCGTCTTCCTGGAGCAGCTTTATCCATGGCCCGAAGCAGAGATGCAGGCAGCGCTCGATCAGCATCCCGGCGCGACCGAAGTGGTGTGGGTGCAGGAAGAGCCGGCCAACATGGGTGCACTCTCCTACGTCATTCCGGAGCTTCGCCGCATGGTCCGCGATCGCGCGGTTCTCACGGTAAAGCGTGCCGCGAGCGCAAGCCCCGCGACGGGTTCCGCGAAGGCGCACGATCTTGAGGAGAAGACCCTCATCGATGTCGCGTTCGGCAACCTGCGCGCGCACTGA
- a CDS encoding cold-shock protein → MEQGTVKWFNDAKGFGFISRQNGEDVFVHYSAINSNGFKSLQEGQAVQFNVVKGPKGWQASDVQPL, encoded by the coding sequence ATGGAACAGGGAACAGTGAAGTGGTTTAACGATGCCAAGGGGTTTGGCTTTATCAGCCGTCAGAATGGCGAAGATGTGTTCGTGCACTATTCGGCTATCAATTCGAACGGTTTCAAGAGCCTCCAGGAAGGCCAGGCTGTGCAGTTCAACGTGGTCAAGGGACCCAAGGGCTGGCAAGCTTCTGACGTTCAGCCTCTGTAG
- the cmk gene encoding (d)CMP kinase: MAEGASRRLQPVVAIDGPAGAGKSTLAAHLARRFGFLNLETGAMYRALALKAIEQDLDFDEEAPLLELAHYTKIALEPQREGNRVLVDGIDVSRRIRDTDVTQAASKVSVHPHLRAWMVDQQRALGEKGGVVMEGRDIGTAVFPDAEVKIFLDAAPEVRGNRRYRQAEPVPQVTEEAILKELKERDYRDRNRAESPLRPAEDAVILDSTSMTLEQVLARAEDIVRAHFSVQDGTFQSTGAGTTKK, translated from the coding sequence ATGGCGGAGGGAGCGAGCAGGCGTTTGCAGCCAGTGGTAGCGATCGATGGGCCGGCCGGGGCGGGTAAGAGCACGCTGGCGGCTCATCTCGCGCGGCGGTTCGGCTTCCTCAACCTTGAGACGGGCGCTATGTACCGCGCGCTCGCGCTCAAGGCGATCGAGCAGGATCTCGACTTCGACGAAGAGGCTCCGCTACTAGAGCTTGCGCACTATACAAAGATCGCGCTCGAACCGCAGCGTGAAGGAAATCGGGTTCTTGTAGACGGCATCGATGTGTCACGGCGCATTCGCGACACGGACGTTACTCAGGCTGCCTCGAAGGTGTCCGTTCATCCCCATCTGCGTGCGTGGATGGTCGACCAGCAGCGCGCTCTTGGAGAAAAAGGTGGCGTGGTGATGGAAGGCCGCGACATCGGAACGGCTGTCTTCCCGGACGCCGAGGTGAAGATCTTCCTCGATGCGGCTCCCGAGGTACGCGGCAACAGGCGCTATCGCCAGGCGGAACCCGTCCCTCAGGTCACCGAGGAGGCAATCCTCAAAGAGTTGAAAGAGCGCGACTACCGCGACCGGAACCGGGCCGAATCGCCCTTGCGCCCGGCCGAGGATGCGGTCATTCTCGACTCGACTTCGATGACGCTGGAGCAGGTGCTGGCGCGTGCGGAGGATATTGTCAGGGCGCATTTTTCCGTGCAGGACGGAACGTTTCAAAGTACAGGCGCAGGTACAACCAAAAAATAA